One window from the genome of Fibrobacter sp. UWB4 encodes:
- a CDS encoding cupin domain-containing protein: MELIKKYDITVLCNPGVESAQMLTPENSRSEKVSVTKVSVMPGAEQPRHKHYTSEQVWVAVQGRGVLLLADDKEVPFEAGDVVRFAEKEIHGLRNMGPEIFEYICISTPPMNFAYAYMQAR; encoded by the coding sequence ATGGAACTGATTAAAAAGTACGACATAACGGTTTTGTGCAACCCAGGAGTGGAATCTGCACAGATGCTCACGCCCGAGAACAGCAGATCAGAAAAGGTTTCGGTCACGAAAGTTTCTGTCATGCCGGGTGCAGAACAGCCGCGCCATAAGCATTATACGTCGGAACAGGTTTGGGTCGCGGTTCAAGGCCGTGGCGTTTTGTTGCTTGCCGACGATAAGGAAGTTCCGTTTGAAGCAGGCGATGTCGTGCGATTTGCAGAGAAGGAAATTCACGGGCTGCGCAATATGGGTCCCGAGATTTTCGAATACATTTGCATCAGTACACCGCCGATGAATTTCGCGTACGCGTACATGCAAGCGAGATAA
- the rseP gene encoding RIP metalloprotease RseP, translated as MFVLGLLALSFLVTIHELGHFIVAKWNKVRVNTFSVGFGKKLFRFKKGETEYCISAIPFGGYVAMAGENPDSIEDGKLPSQDDFLGKSVGARAAIAFAGPFVNIAFAFILLIFLYMVGVQEPDNKSLIIGFVAKNSSAEIAGIQPGDTITSINGKETQGWDDFREQIGVSLGADVMLEVHRGGEPLAIKVVPQELVIPAADSASEPIKMGIGDIGIYPRNRVIVRLPPKEGSAAQKAGIMRGDTLFEINGEHISRYEDVIRLIDGSKGAEVNVTLLRSGEKVNVKMTPAYNEEFKRYIVGIQMGYVMFSETHLVRRGPIEAFEKTCATSWKMTTSIFRYFKRLFQGQVKVDAFSGPVSIVAVMGNVWMSGFQDFLMLLALISINLGVMNLLPLAITDGGLLLFLGIEKVRGKPLSLKTQSVIQNVAAAFFISFFVFITILDFGKISLFLK; from the coding sequence ATGTTCGTTTTGGGGCTTCTGGCGTTGAGCTTTCTCGTGACCATTCACGAATTAGGCCATTTTATTGTCGCCAAGTGGAACAAAGTCCGAGTGAACACGTTCTCTGTAGGCTTTGGCAAAAAGCTTTTCCGATTCAAGAAAGGCGAAACGGAATATTGCATTTCGGCAATTCCCTTTGGCGGTTACGTCGCCATGGCTGGCGAAAATCCAGATAGCATTGAAGATGGTAAGCTTCCATCGCAAGATGATTTTTTGGGAAAGTCGGTTGGCGCTCGAGCGGCGATTGCTTTTGCGGGGCCGTTCGTGAATATCGCATTTGCATTTATCCTTCTGATTTTCCTTTATATGGTTGGCGTTCAGGAACCTGATAATAAGAGTCTCATTATCGGTTTTGTTGCGAAAAATTCGTCTGCTGAAATTGCAGGCATCCAGCCGGGTGATACGATCACGTCTATCAATGGCAAGGAAACGCAAGGATGGGATGATTTTCGTGAACAGATTGGCGTGAGCCTTGGTGCTGATGTGATGCTCGAAGTGCATCGTGGCGGTGAACCGCTTGCCATCAAGGTTGTTCCGCAAGAACTCGTGATCCCGGCGGCGGATTCCGCTTCAGAACCTATAAAGATGGGAATTGGCGATATCGGTATTTATCCGCGCAACCGCGTGATTGTGCGCCTGCCGCCTAAAGAAGGTTCTGCGGCGCAGAAGGCTGGCATCATGCGCGGTGATACGCTCTTTGAAATTAATGGTGAACACATTTCCCGTTACGAAGATGTTATTCGCCTCATTGATGGTTCCAAGGGGGCCGAAGTCAACGTGACGCTTTTGCGCAGTGGCGAAAAGGTCAACGTGAAGATGACTCCTGCTTACAATGAGGAATTCAAACGCTACATCGTCGGAATCCAGATGGGCTATGTGATGTTCAGCGAAACGCACCTCGTGCGCCGTGGCCCGATCGAAGCGTTCGAGAAGACCTGTGCCACGAGCTGGAAAATGACGACGAGCATATTCCGCTATTTCAAGCGCTTGTTCCAGGGACAGGTCAAGGTCGATGCTTTCTCCGGCCCGGTCTCGATTGTCGCCGTGATGGGCAACGTGTGGATGAGCGGTTTTCAGGACTTCCTCATGCTCCTTGCACTTATCAGCATTAACCTCGGCGTCATGAACTTGCTCCCACTTGCGATTACCGATGGCGGTCTCCTCTTGTTCCTTGGCATAGAAAAAGTGCGTGGCAAGCCGTTAAGCCTCAAGACGCAATCCGTGATCCAGAACGTCGCGGCGGCATTCTTCATCAGCTTCTTCGTTTTTATCACGATTCTCGATTTCGGGAAAATCTCGCTCTTCTTGAAATAG
- a CDS encoding TIGR03905 family TSCPD domain-containing protein, with protein MEETFKTKGTCATTIQFTRDGDIIRNIRFTGGCNGNLKAIAKLCEGMKAEDIAAKLLGNTCGGKPTSCADQLARAVLGMEA; from the coding sequence ATGGAAGAGACATTTAAGACAAAAGGTACATGCGCAACGACGATTCAGTTCACGCGTGACGGAGACATTATCCGCAACATCCGCTTTACGGGTGGATGCAACGGAAACCTCAAGGCCATTGCAAAACTTTGCGAAGGCATGAAGGCCGAAGACATTGCAGCCAAGTTGCTCGGCAACACCTGCGGCGGAAAGCCAACCTCTTGCGCAGACCAGCTCGCCCGTGCCGTTCTCGGGATGGAAGCCTAA
- a CDS encoding flavodoxin family protein: protein MNILVLSGSPRKGCNTDLLVESFVKGASQKHQVEVVSVHDYKVNPCIGCNSCFARDDHKCCQKDDMQIVYDKMANAEMLVIASPVYFYGLSAQLKAVIDRFHNPIRDTFHIHKMALLLVGAASLPELFDGILTQYKLCLNFFKLQDMGQVLVRGAKDKGDVKNGDALQKAFELGQSL from the coding sequence ATGAATATTCTTGTTCTTTCGGGTAGCCCGCGCAAGGGCTGCAATACGGATTTGCTGGTGGAATCGTTCGTAAAGGGCGCTTCGCAAAAGCACCAAGTCGAAGTCGTTTCTGTTCACGATTACAAGGTCAATCCTTGCATCGGTTGCAATTCGTGCTTTGCCCGCGATGACCACAAGTGCTGCCAGAAAGATGATATGCAAATCGTCTACGACAAAATGGCGAATGCCGAAATGCTCGTGATTGCATCGCCGGTTTATTTCTACGGCTTGAGCGCACAGCTGAAAGCAGTCATCGACCGTTTCCACAATCCGATCCGCGATACGTTTCACATCCACAAGATGGCTTTGCTTCTGGTCGGTGCGGCTTCGCTTCCGGAACTGTTCGATGGCATCCTCACGCAGTACAAGCTTTGCTTGAATTTCTTCAAGTTGCAGGACATGGGCCAAGTGCTTGTGCGTGGCGCAAAAGATAAAGGCGATGTCAAGAACGGAGATGCGCTCCAAAAAGCTTTTGAGTTAGGACAAAGTCTTTAA
- a CDS encoding glycoside hydrolase family 9 protein translates to MFVKNHALKSVALAALVAAPAFAVTAYINQIGYRPGDFKELALVDANGSVDFVNAAGQVVLSVTPKAASYWDASGQNVQLVDFSKLAEAGKYSIKVNGNVLRSDLVVKSQTYEEIVKASIKWFYYQRASMALESQYAGKWARAAGHTNPTAELHNSTGASGTINSTKGWYDAGDYGRYIVNSGITTYTLLSLYEHFPQYFKTLKWNIPAEGSLPDLLAEIKYNLDWMLTMQASDGGVYHKLTSLGFPGDVMPAQDNSKLYAIGKSTAGTFDFAAVMAMASRIYKPFDATYASKCLEAAKKAYAWGQQNPSRNYLANPSDVSTGAYENDNPNDEKVLAGTELFITTGDASYKQSGSSEYVSYWGDVMGLATYEKATHQAQFGGDANEAKQKILGTADNFANRAEKGFGVVMAKDDFVWGSNAVASNQGVWLLHAYYLTGEQKYYKAAVKVLDYLLGKNPLDMSFVTGYGTKSPKMPHHRPSTSDNVEEPIPGMLVGGPQPGGEDVGSAAEWKCADYRKGQAATAYTDQRCSYATNEVAINWNAPLAYLAGAIEAINAGYAPEFAAAGVARQDVPASSSSDVPASSSSSVPQSSSSEVASSSSAISGNSSSSEMPASSSSSSASIESSSSQGTIAIHATVDYKAVRSTQPRLRFDDQKLFVEKDGKRFDLKGHRIK, encoded by the coding sequence ATGTTTGTGAAAAATCATGCGTTAAAGTCCGTCGCGCTTGCCGCGCTCGTCGCAGCCCCAGCTTTCGCAGTGACTGCCTATATCAATCAAATTGGCTACCGTCCGGGCGACTTCAAGGAACTCGCCTTGGTCGATGCTAATGGCAGCGTGGATTTCGTAAATGCTGCCGGTCAGGTGGTTCTCTCCGTGACGCCTAAGGCCGCTTCTTACTGGGATGCGAGCGGTCAGAATGTCCAGCTCGTTGATTTCTCCAAGCTCGCTGAAGCGGGCAAGTACAGCATCAAGGTAAACGGCAATGTGCTCCGTTCCGACCTCGTCGTGAAATCCCAGACGTACGAAGAAATCGTCAAGGCTTCCATCAAGTGGTTCTACTACCAGCGCGCTTCCATGGCTCTCGAAAGCCAGTACGCAGGCAAGTGGGCCCGCGCAGCCGGCCACACGAATCCGACTGCCGAACTTCACAATTCTACGGGTGCTTCGGGCACGATCAATTCTACCAAGGGCTGGTACGATGCTGGCGACTACGGCCGTTACATTGTGAACTCGGGCATCACGACCTACACGCTCCTCTCTCTTTACGAACACTTCCCACAGTATTTCAAGACGCTCAAGTGGAACATCCCGGCTGAAGGCTCCCTACCGGATTTGCTTGCTGAAATCAAGTACAATCTCGACTGGATGCTCACCATGCAGGCTTCTGACGGTGGCGTCTACCACAAGCTTACCTCTCTCGGATTCCCGGGCGATGTGATGCCGGCGCAGGACAATTCCAAACTTTACGCCATCGGCAAGAGCACGGCGGGCACGTTTGACTTTGCTGCCGTGATGGCAATGGCTTCCCGCATTTACAAGCCGTTCGACGCGACTTATGCTTCCAAGTGCCTTGAAGCCGCTAAAAAAGCTTACGCTTGGGGCCAGCAGAACCCGAGCCGCAACTATCTTGCCAATCCGTCGGATGTCTCGACGGGTGCCTATGAAAACGACAATCCGAACGACGAAAAGGTTCTTGCCGGGACAGAACTCTTCATCACGACGGGTGATGCTTCTTACAAGCAGTCCGGCTCTTCGGAATACGTCTCTTACTGGGGCGATGTCATGGGCCTTGCCACGTACGAAAAGGCTACGCATCAGGCGCAATTTGGTGGCGATGCAAACGAAGCCAAGCAAAAGATTTTGGGCACGGCAGACAACTTTGCTAACCGCGCTGAAAAAGGCTTTGGCGTTGTGATGGCAAAGGATGACTTTGTATGGGGTTCCAATGCGGTTGCCTCCAATCAGGGCGTTTGGCTGTTGCATGCCTACTACCTCACGGGCGAACAGAAGTATTACAAGGCTGCCGTCAAGGTTCTTGATTACCTCCTTGGCAAGAACCCGCTCGACATGTCTTTTGTGACCGGTTACGGCACCAAGTCTCCGAAAATGCCGCACCACCGCCCGAGTACTTCGGATAACGTAGAAGAACCGATTCCGGGTATGCTTGTGGGTGGCCCGCAGCCGGGCGGCGAAGACGTTGGCTCTGCCGCCGAATGGAAGTGCGCTGATTATCGCAAGGGCCAGGCGGCAACCGCTTACACCGATCAGCGTTGCAGCTACGCCACGAACGAAGTCGCTATCAACTGGAACGCTCCTCTTGCATACCTCGCTGGCGCTATCGAAGCCATCAACGCGGGCTATGCACCAGAATTTGCAGCCGCAGGCGTCGCAAGACAAGACGTGCCGGCCTCTAGTTCTTCTGATGTTCCCGCAAGCTCATCTTCGAGCGTACCGCAGAGTTCCTCCTCTGAAGTTGCAAGTAGTTCTTCCGCGATTTCTGGCAATTCCTCCTCTTCCGAGATGCCCGCAAGCTCCTCTAGCTCTTCTGCAAGCATTGAATCTTCCAGTTCGCAGGGCACGATTGCAATTCACGCTACGGTGGATTACAAGGCTGTTCGCTCGACGCAGCCGCGCCTCCGTTTCGACGACCAGAAGCTCTTCGTTGAAAAGGACGGCAAGCGCTTTGACTTGAAGGGACATAGAATTAAGTAA
- a CDS encoding isoprenylcysteine carboxylmethyltransferase family protein — translation MKRFRDFIGYLLGGILFVMLIPTIMWLASGMPALWPVDAWRCVVAPVVMLVGLVLSVWTIVYMRNRGKGNPMDAFGHEVAPRTQHLMVEGPYKINRNPMLTGTLVYLVGAAVWLWTWQSCVVFVAFFAIMMVQVLSEEKRLRRDFGEEYEEYCKHSRRF, via the coding sequence ATGAAACGTTTTCGTGATTTTATCGGCTATTTGTTAGGTGGGATTCTCTTTGTGATGCTCATCCCGACAATCATGTGGCTTGCATCTGGAATGCCCGCGCTTTGGCCTGTTGATGCTTGGCGCTGCGTTGTGGCGCCTGTCGTGATGCTTGTGGGCCTTGTGCTGAGTGTTTGGACTATCGTCTACATGCGCAATCGCGGCAAGGGCAATCCGATGGATGCTTTTGGCCACGAAGTGGCCCCGCGTACGCAGCACCTGATGGTCGAAGGCCCGTATAAAATCAATCGCAACCCGATGCTGACCGGGACTCTCGTTTACCTCGTGGGTGCCGCCGTGTGGCTGTGGACTTGGCAATCGTGCGTCGTATTTGTCGCCTTCTTTGCCATCATGATGGTGCAGGTGCTGAGCGAAGAAAAACGCCTCCGCCGCGACTTCGGCGAAGAATACGAAGAGTATTGCAAACACTCACGCCGGTTCTAA